Proteins encoded in a region of the Campylobacter geochelonis genome:
- a CDS encoding acyltransferase family protein: MNKAYRSELDGLRAVAVLSVIIYHAELMFRGGVLLPGGFLGVDIFFVLSGFLITGILIDKSPTLFAFYKSRVDRIYPALLLMLFLSCIFAYIYLIPSDLLNFRKQLKGALAFYSNYIFMFEDSYIADSSKYKILLHTWSLGVEWQYYLVFPFVIYTIKKFFSSQFEQILIILFGISFFYCLYLMKINNTFAFYSTFARVWELFAGGVVFLISKQLKDSKFDNLLSAFGLMIIIYSLIFFKDTDAHPGFISLLVVFGTMIFVLFIKENSLIYKIATLKIATFIGIISYSLYLYHQPILVFYRLAYGEIGKKIFVILFLLMVLVSYLSYKFFENPLRRSKRNKKYLIFLFLLLSIIAFYKGAKYTDGYKFRQPESVREALKYFEEPEYVRIKQDGKTCNARKPLSACKVKNNGKNLLLVGDSFVGVFTGIISEQKNLNSLFFNYGQCPLLKEGVWFGSRPECSDINKLRWIEIEKMKPLNVLVGTNFVQFNYGKKPVENYIAGTTTKFKEKVPKEQIYKNFRESIEKLISLGHNPIILLQPPRPMKDGKDYDVAKEMKRQVNSGVLSFAKEYQAVPSTNIDLEVRKALKGLNVTFIDMNAKMCKDGKCLTIDKNGSLYNSGFHLSYFGAKLFIEDILKNLK, encoded by the coding sequence ATGAATAAAGCTTATAGAAGCGAACTTGATGGATTAAGAGCGGTTGCGGTTTTATCTGTAATTATTTATCATGCAGAACTAATGTTTAGGGGGGGGGTATTACTACCAGGTGGATTTTTAGGGGTAGATATATTTTTTGTATTATCTGGCTTTTTGATTACTGGTATACTAATAGATAAATCCCCTACATTATTTGCTTTTTATAAAAGCAGGGTTGATAGAATTTATCCAGCTTTGCTTTTGATGTTATTTCTATCTTGCATTTTTGCTTATATTTATTTGATTCCTTCTGATTTATTAAATTTTAGAAAGCAATTAAAAGGAGCATTGGCTTTTTACTCAAATTATATTTTTATGTTTGAGGATTCTTATATTGCTGATTCTAGTAAATATAAAATTTTACTTCATACGTGGAGTTTGGGGGTTGAATGGCAATACTACTTGGTTTTTCCTTTTGTGATTTACACTATAAAAAAGTTTTTTTCATCGCAATTTGAACAAATACTTATAATTTTGTTTGGCATTTCATTTTTTTATTGTCTTTATTTGATGAAAATAAATAATACATTTGCCTTTTACTCTACGTTCGCAAGAGTTTGGGAACTATTTGCCGGTGGAGTTGTATTTTTGATATCAAAACAGTTAAAAGATAGCAAATTTGATAATTTATTATCAGCTTTTGGGTTAATGATAATTATATATTCTTTGATTTTTTTTAAAGACACAGATGCGCACCCTGGATTTATAAGCTTACTGGTTGTGTTTGGAACTATGATATTTGTACTTTTTATAAAAGAAAATAGTTTAATTTATAAAATTGCTACTCTTAAAATTGCTACTTTTATTGGTATTATTTCTTATTCTTTGTATTTATATCATCAACCTATACTAGTTTTTTATAGGCTTGCTTATGGAGAAATAGGCAAAAAAATATTTGTGATTTTGTTTTTATTAATGGTTTTGGTTTCTTACTTATCATATAAATTTTTTGAAAATCCATTAAGGAGAAGCAAAAGAAATAAAAAATATCTAATATTTTTATTTTTACTTCTTTCTATTATAGCTTTTTATAAAGGCGCTAAATATACAGATGGTTATAAATTTAGACAGCCAGAAAGTGTAAGAGAGGCTTTAAAATATTTCGAAGAGCCTGAGTATGTTAGGATTAAGCAAGATGGTAAAACTTGCAATGCAAGAAAACCGTTATCAGCTTGTAAAGTAAAAAATAATGGAAAAAACTTATTATTAGTCGGAGATTCGTTTGTAGGCGTATTTACCGGTATCATATCCGAACAAAAAAATCTAAATAGCTTATTTTTTAATTATGGGCAATGTCCATTACTAAAAGAGGGTGTTTGGTTTGGTTCTAGGCCAGAATGTTCGGATATAAATAAACTAAGATGGATTGAAATAGAAAAAATGAAGCCATTGAATGTTTTGGTTGGCACAAATTTTGTGCAATTTAATTATGGTAAAAAGCCAGTAGAAAATTATATCGCTGGAACAACTACTAAGTTTAAAGAAAAAGTTCCAAAGGAACAAATTTATAAAAATTTTAGAGAGAGCATAGAAAAGTTGATATCTTTGGGTCATAACCCTATCATATTGTTACAGCCACCAAGACCTATGAAAGATGGTAAGGATTATGATGTAGCAAAAGAGATGAAAAGACAGGTAAATTCAGGAGTGCTAAGCTTTGCGAAAGAATATCAAGCCGTGCCGTCTACAAATATAGATTTAGAAGTGCGTAAAGCTTTAAAAGGTTTAAACGTTACATTTATAGATATGAATGCTAAAATGTGCAAAGATGGCAAGTGTTTAACAATCGATAAAAATGGCTCTTTATACAATAGCGGCTTTCATTTATCGTATTTTGGAGCTAAATTATTTATAGAAGACATATTAAAAAATTTAAAATAA